The following are from one region of the Bacillus sp. 2205SS5-2 genome:
- the rny gene encoding ribonuclease Y has product MDNPIIFIISILLGLIVGVVVGYFIRKSIAEAKISGAKHAAEQIFEDAKREAEALKKEALLEAKDENHKLRTETERELRERRNELQKQENRLMHKEENLDRKDESLSKRETTLERKEDTLINRQQHIEETESKVDEMIRSQQTELERISGLTRDEARSIILDRVESELSHDIAIMVKEYENRAKEDGDKKAKEILSLAIQRCAAEHVAETTVSVVNLPNDEMKGRIIGREGRNIRTLETLTGIDLIIDDTPEAVILSGFDPIRRETARIALEKLVQDGRIHPARIEEMVEKSRREVDEYIREVGEQTTFEVGVHGLHPDLIKILGRLKYRTSYGQNVLKHSVEVAFLSGLLAAELGEDENLARRAGLLHDIGKAIDHEVEGSHVEIGVELATKYKEHPVVINSIASHHGDTDPTSVIAVLVAAADALSAARPGARSETLENYIRRLEKLEDISESYEGVEKSFAIQAGREVRIMVRPESIDDLDAHRLARDIRKRIEEELDYPGHIKVTVIRETRAVEYAK; this is encoded by the coding sequence ATGGACAATCCAATTATATTCATCATCTCCATTTTGCTTGGCCTAATCGTAGGTGTAGTTGTTGGCTATTTTATACGTAAATCGATTGCGGAAGCTAAAATTTCAGGGGCAAAACATGCTGCAGAGCAAATTTTTGAAGATGCCAAGCGAGAAGCGGAAGCACTTAAAAAGGAAGCGCTGTTAGAGGCAAAAGATGAAAATCATAAGCTTCGAACTGAGACAGAACGTGAACTTCGTGAACGAAGAAATGAATTGCAAAAACAGGAAAATCGGTTAATGCATAAAGAGGAGAATCTTGATCGAAAAGACGAATCCCTTTCAAAACGTGAGACGACTTTAGAGCGTAAAGAGGATACTCTGATAAACAGACAACAACATATTGAAGAGACGGAAAGCAAAGTGGACGAGATGATACGATCCCAACAAACAGAACTTGAACGTATCTCAGGTCTAACAAGGGACGAAGCAAGATCAATCATTCTAGATCGTGTAGAAAGCGAGCTTTCCCATGATATTGCTATTATGGTAAAAGAGTATGAAAATCGTGCTAAGGAAGATGGAGATAAGAAGGCTAAAGAAATTCTTTCTCTAGCGATCCAACGTTGTGCAGCAGAACATGTTGCAGAAACAACAGTTTCGGTAGTCAATCTACCTAATGATGAGATGAAGGGTAGGATTATCGGTCGTGAAGGTCGAAATATTCGTACACTTGAAACGCTTACAGGTATTGATCTAATCATTGATGACACACCGGAAGCCGTTATTTTATCAGGATTTGACCCGATCCGTCGTGAAACCGCCCGAATTGCACTTGAAAAACTTGTTCAAGACGGAAGGATTCATCCTGCTCGTATTGAAGAGATGGTTGAAAAATCAAGACGTGAAGTGGATGAATACATTCGCGAAGTAGGGGAACAAACCACATTTGAAGTGGGAGTTCACGGGCTACACCCAGATTTGATTAAGATCCTAGGTCGACTGAAGTATCGTACAAGCTACGGTCAAAACGTGCTAAAACATTCAGTGGAAGTAGCTTTCTTATCTGGATTACTTGCGGCGGAATTAGGCGAAGATGAGAATCTCGCTCGTCGTGCTGGATTACTTCATGATATTGGAAAAGCCATTGATCATGAGGTTGAAGGAAGCCATGTAGAGATCGGTGTAGAGTTAGCAACTAAGTACAAAGAGCACCCTGTTGTTATCAATTCAATTGCTTCTCATCACGGGGATACGGATCCAACCTCAGTTATCGCTGTTCTAGTAGCTGCTGCTGATGCCTTATCTGCAGCACGCCCAGGAGCAAGAAGCGAAACGTTGGAAAACTATATTCGACGCCTAGAGAAGCTTGAAGATATTTCTGAATCCTATGAAGGTGTTGAAAAATCATTTGCCATACAGGCCGGCCGTGAGGTTCGAATCATGGTTCGCCCAGAAAGCATTGATGATTTAGATGCACATCGATTAGCAAGAGATATTAGAAAGCGAATTGAAGAAGAATTAGATTATCCAGGGCATATTAAGGTAACCGTTATTCGTGAAACAAGAGCAGTAGAATATGCAAAATAA
- the recA gene encoding recombinase RecA, whose product MSDRKAALDMALKQIEKQFGKGSIMKLGEQAERRISTFPSGSLALDAALGIGGYPRGRIIETYGPESSGKTTVALHAIAEVQAQGGQAAFIDAEHALDPVYAQKLGVNIDELLLSQPDTGEQALEIAEALVRSGAVDILVIDSVAALVPKAEIEGEMGDAHVGLQARLMSQALRKLSGAINKSNTIAIFINQIREKVGVMFGNPEVTPGGRALKFYSSVRLEVRRGETLKQGNEMVGNKTRIKVVKNKVAPPFRLAEVDIMYGEGISKEGEIIDLGSELEIVQKSGSWYSYNEERLGQGRENAKQFLKENPEIRHEIMMKIRDHYGLDASVTDEGQDELDI is encoded by the coding sequence ATGAGTGATCGTAAAGCGGCCTTAGATATGGCGCTAAAACAAATAGAAAAGCAATTTGGTAAAGGATCCATTATGAAACTTGGAGAGCAAGCAGAACGTCGAATTTCTACATTTCCAAGTGGTTCACTAGCATTGGATGCAGCGTTAGGGATAGGTGGGTACCCTCGAGGTCGAATTATTGAAACATACGGTCCTGAAAGTTCAGGTAAAACAACGGTTGCCCTTCATGCGATTGCTGAAGTACAAGCTCAAGGTGGTCAAGCTGCTTTTATCGATGCAGAACATGCTTTAGATCCAGTTTATGCACAAAAATTGGGCGTCAATATTGATGAACTTCTATTATCTCAACCTGATACAGGAGAACAAGCGCTTGAAATCGCTGAAGCCCTTGTACGTAGTGGTGCAGTAGACATTTTAGTCATTGACTCTGTTGCTGCTCTTGTACCTAAGGCAGAGATTGAAGGCGAAATGGGAGACGCTCACGTAGGTTTACAAGCTCGTTTAATGTCACAAGCTCTGCGTAAGCTTTCTGGTGCGATTAATAAATCGAATACTATTGCGATTTTTATTAACCAGATTCGTGAAAAAGTCGGTGTGATGTTTGGTAATCCTGAAGTGACACCAGGAGGTCGTGCACTGAAATTCTATTCTTCTGTTCGTTTAGAAGTTCGTCGTGGAGAAACCTTGAAACAAGGTAATGAAATGGTCGGGAATAAAACACGAATCAAAGTCGTGAAAAACAAAGTAGCTCCGCCGTTTCGCTTAGCCGAAGTGGATATCATGTATGGTGAAGGGATATCAAAAGAAGGCGAAATTATCGATTTAGGCTCAGAGTTAGAAATCGTTCAAAAAAGTGGTTCTTGGTATTCGTATAACGAAGAACGTTTAGGGCAAGGACGAGAAAATGCCAAGCAATTTTTAAAAGAAAACCCAGAAATTCGTCATGAAATTATGATGAAGATTCGTGACCACTATGGCTTAGACGCTTCAGTGACCGATGAAGGCCAGGACGAATTGGACATTTAA
- a CDS encoding TIGR00282 family metallophosphoesterase translates to MQLLFIGDVVGSPGREMIETYLPKLKEKYRPHFTIVNGENAAGGRGITDKIYRKFLESGANVVTLGNHAWDNREIYDFIDGAKSLVRPANFPYGAPGQGLVFQKFNALEIAVINLQARTFMPALDCPFQVADELIEEAQKRTNIIFVDFHGEATSEKQAMGWYLDGRVTAVIGTHTHVQTADERILPSGTAYLSDVGMTGPYDGILGMEREAVIGRFLSSLPTRFEVPKEGRTQLSACLIDINEKTGNAKKIQRILINDDHPFYL, encoded by the coding sequence ATGCAACTATTATTTATCGGAGATGTCGTCGGATCACCTGGTCGAGAGATGATTGAGACGTATCTTCCAAAATTAAAAGAAAAATATCGACCACATTTTACGATTGTAAATGGTGAAAACGCCGCCGGAGGCCGAGGGATTACCGATAAAATATATCGTAAATTTCTTGAATCGGGTGCGAATGTAGTAACGTTAGGTAATCATGCTTGGGACAATCGTGAAATTTATGATTTTATTGACGGAGCGAAATCATTGGTTCGTCCGGCAAATTTCCCTTATGGTGCACCAGGACAGGGACTTGTTTTTCAGAAATTTAATGCGCTAGAAATCGCAGTAATTAATCTGCAAGCTCGCACATTTATGCCTGCTTTGGATTGTCCGTTCCAAGTAGCTGATGAGTTAATTGAAGAAGCACAAAAAAGAACCAATATTATCTTTGTCGATTTTCACGGGGAAGCAACGAGTGAAAAACAAGCGATGGGTTGGTATCTAGATGGACGAGTGACGGCAGTAATTGGGACGCATACTCATGTACAGACTGCGGATGAACGTATTTTACCTAGTGGGACGGCGTACTTGTCGGATGTAGGAATGACGGGACCTTATGATGGCATTTTAGGGATGGAACGAGAAGCAGTCATTGGTCGATTTTTATCGTCATTACCTACACGTTTTGAAGTCCCTAAAGAAGGACGAACGCAACTGAGTGCATGTTTGATTGACATTAATGAAAAGACCGGAAATGCGAAGAAAATTCAACGTATTTTAATTAATGACGATCATCCCTTTTACCTGTGA